In Megalops cyprinoides isolate fMegCyp1 chromosome 25, fMegCyp1.pri, whole genome shotgun sequence, a single window of DNA contains:
- the LOC118772170 gene encoding small nuclear ribonucleoprotein F-like yields the protein MSLPLNPKPFLNGLTGKPVMVKLKWGMEYKGYLVSVDGYMNMQLANTEEYVDGAMAGHLGEVLVRCNNVLYIRGVEEEEEDGEMRE from the exons ATG AGTTTACCCCTAAATCCAAAGCCCTTCCTTAATGGTCTGACGGGCAAACCTGTCATGGTGAAGCTGAAGTGGGGCATGGAGTATAAAGGATACCTGGTGTCTGTGGATGGCTACATGAACATGCAG TTGGCGAACACTGAAGAGTATGTGGATGGAGCAATGGCAGGCCATTTAGGAGAAGTGCTGGTCAG ATGCAATAATGTCTTGTATATAAGAGGTgtagaagaggaggaagaagacgGTGAAATGAGAGAATAA
- the LOC118771866 gene encoding methionine aminopeptidase 2-like isoform X1 produces MADVVRLQDLEEKPEREKLLNGEADLDEKEEADPSEDAAKKKKRKKKKNKAAATVVNETEGDVSGGGVGDVTKQLEKQALEDKEKEEDEDDGEEGENSASKKKKKKKRKAKGPKVQTDPPSIPIIDLYPSGVFPKGQECEYPPAQDGRSAAWRTTSEEKRVLDKANEEVWSDFRQAAEAHRQVRQYVMSWIKPGMTMIEICEKLEDCSRKLIKENGLNAGLAFPTGCSLNNCAAHYTPNAGDPTVLQYDDVCKIDFGTHINGRIIDCAFTVTFNPKYDKLLEAVKDATNTGIKCAGIDVRLCDVGESIQEVMESYEVELDGKTYQVKPIRNLNGHSIGQYRIHAGKTVPIVKGGEATRMEEGEVYAIETFGSTGKGVVHDDMECSHYMKNFDVGHVPIRLPRAKHLLNVINENFGTLAFCRRWLDRLGESKYLMALKNLCDLGIVDPYPPLCDAKGSYTAQFEHTILLRPTCKEVVSRGDDY; encoded by the exons ATGGCGGACGTGGTGCGGCTGCAGGACCTGGAGGAAAAACCCGAGAGGGAGAAACTCTTGAACGGGGAAGCGGATCTCGACGAAAAAGAGGAGGCGGACCCTTCCGAAGACGCGgctaagaagaagaagagaaagaagaagaaaaacaaagcggCGGCCACCG TAGTCAATGAGACGGAAGGGGATGTCAGCGGCGGGGGAGTGGGCGACGTGACCAAACAGCTGGAGAAGCAGGCCCTGGAGgacaaagagaaggaggaggatgaggacg atggagaggaaggggagaatTCTGCCagcaaaaagaagaagaagaagaagaggaaggcgAAAGGAC CTAAAGTGCAGACTGACCCGCCCTCGATTCCAATAATTGATCTCTATCCGAGTGGCGTTTTCCCAAAGGGCCAGGAGTGTGAATACCCCCCAGCACAGGACGG GCGCAGTGCAGCGTGGCGCACCACCAGTGAGGAGAAGCGTGTCCTGGACAAGGCCAACGAGGAGGTGTGGAGCGACTTCCGGCAGGCCGCCGAGGCCCACCGACAGGTCCGGCAGTACGTCATGAGCTGGATCAAACCCGGCATGACCATGATCGAGATCTG TGAGAAGCTGGAGGACTGCTCCAGGAAGCTGATCAAGGAGAACGGGCTGAACGCGGGCCTGGCCTTCCCCACGGGCTGCTCTCTCAACAACTGCGCTGCCCACTACACCCCCAACGCCGGCGACCCCACCGTGCTGCAATACGACGACGTCTGCAAGATCGACTTCGGCACCCACATCAACG GTCGAATCATTGACTGTGCCTTTACTGTCACCTTCAATCCAAAGTACGACAAGCTGCTAGAAGCTGTGAAAGACGCCACTAATACTGGAATCAAG TGTGCTGGAATCGACGTCCGCCTCTGCGACGTGGGCGAATCGATACAGGAAGTGATGGAGTCATACGAGGTTGAATTAGACGGAAAAACATACCAAG TTAAGCCTATCAGAAATTTGAATGGTCACTCCATCGGGCAGTACAGAATACATGCCGGAAAGACTGTCCCCATTGTGAAAGGTGGAGAGGCTACGAGGATGGAG GAAGGAGAGGTGTACGCCATCGAAACATTCGGCAGCACAGGAAAAGGCGTGGTCCACGATGACATGGAGTGCTCCCATTACATGAAGAACTTCGATGTGGGACACGTACCGATCAG ACTCCCAAGGGCTAAACACCTGCTGAATGTGATAAACGAGAACTTCGGCACGCTGGCCTTCTGCCGGCGCTGGCTGGACCGCCTCGGCGAGAGCAAGTACCTGATGGCGCTGAAGAACCTGTGTGACCTGGGCATCGTGGACCCCTACCCGCCGCTGTGCGACGCCAAGGGCTCCTACACCGCGCAGTTCGAGCACACCATCCTGCTGCGGCCCACCTGCAAGGAGGTGGTGAGCCGAGGGGATGactactaa
- the LOC118772213 gene encoding ubiquitin carboxyl-terminal hydrolase 44-like, translating to MDKCKHVGRLRLAQDHSILNPQKWHCADCNTTESVWACLSCSHVACGRYIEEHALRHFLEQRHPLALEVNELYVFCYLCDDYVLNDNATGDLKLLRGTLSAIKSQRYECTTRSGRTLRSAAAAGDTAPPPGAALELQLRAEDRMFTALWHRRRALIGRVFRTWLGLTAGGRRRLEEERRREEEEERRREARERRLELKRQLREELESTPPRKSHRLRRQSQRAVEAARPARARTPRRTSQAPVTPRPAPRKRGVEKTPPPPKTRLAKPRAAPLKAPAPVHARGAAPKGGDSPMKRRPTVTPGVTGLRNLGNTCYMNSILQVLSHLHIFRECFLRLDLNQALELLASAVNGKLVACGGGGGAKLPRLPPPSPQASKKGAGLSGGGSRAGSMELVQPKEPSSKHISLCHELHTLFQVMWSGKWALVSPFAMLHSVWQLIPAFRGYAQQDAQEFLCELLDKVQRELESTGTQAPASAPSAQRRLIRQVLSVVNTIFHGQLLSQVTCLACDHKSNTIEPFWDLSLEFPERYHCNGKETAAHVSCQLTEMLAKFTETEALEGSIYACDQCNSKRRRSSSKPVIRTEAQKQLMIHKLPQVLRLHLKRFRWSGRNHREKIGVHVNFDQVLNMEPYCYRDPASTTSPHAERFLYELSAVVMHHGKGFGSGHYTAFCYNTDGEFWVHCNDSKLNICTVEDVCKAQAYILFYTQRVSQDKGKPL from the exons ATGGACAAGTGCAAGCATGTGGGCCGGCTCCGGCTGGCCCAGGACCACTCCATCCTGAACCCGCAGAAGTGGCACTGCGCGGACTGCAACACCACGGAGTCGGTGTGGGCCTGCCTGAGCTGCTCGCACGTGGCCTGCGGCCGCTACATCGAGGAGCACGCGCTGCGCCACTTCCTGGAGCAGCGCCACCCGCTGGCCCTGGAGGTCAACGAGCTGTACGTCTTCTGCTACCTGTGCGACGACTACGTGCTGAACGACAATGCCACCGGCGACCTCAAGCTGCTGCGGGGGACGCTGAGCGCCATCAAGAGCCAGCGGTACGAGTGCACCACCCGCAGCGGCCGCACCCTGCGCTCGGCGGCCGCCGCGGGGGACACCGCCCCCCCACCGGGCGctgcgctggagctgcagctgcgGGCCGAGGACCGCATGTTCACTGCCCTGTGGCACCGGCGCCGCGCCCTCATCGGCCGTGTCTTCCGCACGTGGCTGGGGCTGACGGCGGGCGGCCGGcggaggctggaggaggagcgcaggcgggaggaggaggaggagcggcggAGGGAGGCGCGGGAGAGGAGGCTGGAGCTCAAACGGCAGctgagggaggagctggagagcacCCCGCCCAGAAAGAGCCACCGGCTCCGCCGGCAGAGCCAGAGGGCGGTGGAGGCCGCGAGGCCGGCCCGGGCCAGAACGCCCAGGAGGACCTCACAGGCCCCCGTCACGCCCAGGCCCGCACCCAGGAAGAGGGGCGTAGAAAAGACCCCGCCCCCACCCAAGACACGCCTGGCAAAACCCAGAGCCGCCCCACTCAAAGCCCCCGCCCCCGTACACGCCAGGGGGGCGGCGCCCAAGGGCGGCGACTCGCCCATGAAGAGGAGGCCGACGGTGACGCCCGGCGTGACGGGGCTCCGTAACCTTGGCAACACGTGCTACATGAACTCCATCCTGCAGGTGCTGAGCCACCTGCACATCTTCCGCGAGTGCTTCCTGCGGCTGGACCTCAACCAGGCCCTGGAGCTGCTGGCCAGCGCCGTCAACGGCAAGCTGGTGGCGTGTGGCGGCGGGGGTGGAGCCAAACTCCCCCGCCTCCCACCGCCCTCCCCCCAGGCCTCCAAAAAGGGAGCGGGGCTGAGCGGGGGCGGGTCCCGCGCGGGCAGCATGGAGCTGGTCCAGCCCAAGGAGCCCAGCTCCAAGCACATCTCGCTGTGCCACGAGCTGCACACGCTCTTCCAGGTGATGTGGTCGGGCAAGTGGGCGCTGGTGTCGCCCTTCGCCATGCTGCACTCGGTGTGGCAGCTGATCCCGGCCTTCCGCGGCTACGCCCAGCAGGACGCCCAGGAGTTCCTGTGCGAGCTGCTGGACAAGGTGCAGCGCGAGCTGGAGAGCACGGGCACCCAGGCGCCCGCCAGCGCCCCGTCCGCCCAGCGCAGGCTCATCCGCCAGGTGCTCAGCGTGGTCAACACCATCTTCCACGGCCAGCTGCTCAGCCAG GTAACCTGCCTGGCCTGTGACCACAAATCCAACACTATTGAGCCTTTCTGGGACCTCTCCCTGGAGTTCCCCGAGCGATACCACTGCAACGGCAAGGAGACGGCCGCCCACGTCTCCTGCCAGCTGACCGAGATGCTGGCCAAGTTCACCGAGACGGAAGCCCTGGAGGGCAGCATCTACGCCTGCGACCAGTGCAATA GCAAGCGGCGCAGGTCGTCCTCCAAGCCCGTCATCCGCACTGAAGCCCAGAAGCAGCTCATGATTCACAAACTGCCTCAGGTCCTCCGCCTGCACCTCAAACGCTTCAG GTGGTCTGGGCGAAACCACCGGGAGAAGATAGGGGTTCACGTCAACTTCGACCAGGTGTTGAACATGGAGCCCTACTGCTACAGGGACCCTGCCTCCACAACCTCCCCGCACGCCGAGCGCTTCCTCTATGAGCTGTCTGCCGTCgtgatgcatcatgggaagggCTTCGGATCCGGGCACTACACTGCCTTCTGCTACAATACAGATGGAG agTTCTGGGTCCACTGCAATGACTCCAAGCTTAACATCTGCACAGTGGAGGATGTGTGTAAGGCCCAAGCCTACATCCTCTTCTACACCCAGCGAGTTTCTCAGGACAAAGGGAAGCCTCTTTAG
- the LOC118771866 gene encoding methionine aminopeptidase 2-like isoform X2: MADVVRLQDLEEKPEREKLLNGEADLDEKEEADPSEDAAKKKKRKKKKNKAAATVVNETEGDVSGGGVGDVTKQLEKQALEDKEKEEDEDDGEEGENSASKKKKKKKRKAKGPKVQTDPPSIPIIDLYPSGVFPKGQECEYPPAQDGRSAAWRTTSEEKRVLDKANEEVWSDFRQAAEAHRQVRQYVMSWIKPGMTMIEICEKLEDCSRKLIKENGLNAGLAFPTGCSLNNCAAHYTPNAGDPTVLQYDDVCKIDFGTHINGRIIDCAFTVTFNPKYDKLLEAVKDATNTGIKCAGIDVRLCDVGESIQEVMESYEVELDGKTYQVKPIRNLNGHSIGQYRIHAGKTVPIVKGGEATRMEEGEVYAIETFGSTGKGVVHDDMECSHYMKNFDVGHVPIRLPRAKHLLNVINENFGTLAFCRRWLDRLGESKYLMALKNLCDLGIVDPYPPLCDAKGSYTAQFEHTILLRPTCKEVVSRGDDY, from the exons ATGGCGGACGTGGTGCGGCTGCAGGACCTGGAGGAAAAACCCGAGAGGGAGAAACTCTTGAACGGGGAAGCGGATCTCGACGAAAAAGAGGAGGCGGACCCTTCCGAAGACGCGgctaagaagaagaagagaaagaagaagaaaaacaaagcggCGGCCACCG TAGTCAATGAGACGGAAGGGGATGTCAGCGGCGGGGGAGTGGGCGACGTGACCAAACAGCTGGAGAAGCAGGCCCTGGAGgacaaagagaaggaggaggatgaggacg atggagaggaaggggagaatTCTGCCagcaaaaagaagaagaagaagaagaggaaggcgAAAGGAC CTAAAGTGCAGACTGACCCGCCCTCGATTCCAATAATTGATCTCTATCCGAGTGGCGTTTTCCCAAAGGGCCAGGAGTGTGAATACCCCCCAGCACAGGACGG GCGCAGTGCAGCGTGGCGCACCACCAGTGAGGAGAAGCGTGTCCTGGACAAGGCCAACGAGGAGGTGTGGAGCGACTTCCGGCAGGCCGCCGAGGCCCACCGACAGGTCCGGCAGTACGTCATGAGCTGGATCAAACCCGGCATGACCATGATCGAGATCTG TGAGAAGCTGGAGGACTGCTCCAGGAAGCTGATCAAGGAGAACGGGCTGAACGCGGGCCTGGCCTTCCCCACGGGCTGCTCTCTCAACAACTGCGCTGCCCACTACACCCCCAACGCCGGCGACCCCACCGTGCTGCAATACGACGACGTCTGCAAGATCGACTTCGGCACCCACATCAACG GTCGAATCATTGACTGTGCCTTTACTGTCACCTTCAATCCAAAGTACGACAAGCTGCTAGAAGCTGTGAAAGACGCCACTAATACTGGAATCAAG TGTGCTGGAATCGACGTCCGCCTCTGCGACGTGGGCGAATCGATACAGGAAGTGATGGAGTCATACGAGGTTGAATTAGACGGAAAAACATACCAAG TTAAGCCTATCAGAAATTTGAATGGTCACTCCATCGGGCAGTACAGAATACATGCCGGAAAGACTGTCCCCATTGTGAAAGGTGGAGAGGCTACGAGGATGGAG GAAGGAGAGGTGTACGCCATCGAAACATTCGGCAGCACAGGAAAAGGCGTGGTCCACGATGACATGGAGTGCTCCCATTACATGAAGAACTTCGATGTGGGACACGTACCGATCAG ACTCCCAAGGGCTAAACACCTGCTGAATGTGATAAACGAGAACTTCGGCACGCTGGCCTTCTGCCGGCGCTGGCTGGACCGCCTCGGCGAGAGCAAGTACCTGATGGCGCTGAAGAACCTGTGTGACCTGGGCATCGTGGACCCCTACCCGCCGCTGTGCGACGCCAAGGGCTCCTACACCGCGCAGTTCGAGCACACCATCCTGCTGCGGCCCACCTGCAAGGAGGTGGTGAGCCGAGGGGATGactacta a